In Capsicum annuum cultivar UCD-10X-F1 chromosome 7, UCD10Xv1.1, whole genome shotgun sequence, one genomic interval encodes:
- the LOC107871519 gene encoding rRNA methyltransferase 1, mitochondrial-like — MADKVGLEKNKVSKHDLNMITVNRPHQGLILDASLLEMVAIKELKPISIKEQETTSLWVALDEVTDPQNLGAIIRAAYLLGASGIVLFAKNCLPLSGVVRKASVGSLKLMELRSCKNMMQFLASSIENGWRILGSEGTELRLLVERSDTELVKIPRNIPFNIVVGQDEDAECDNSISGQNYRSAEIKDLVDLGDSDNVSNFKPRTNVPGTSGAAIHSA; from the exons ATGGCGGATAAAGTTggattagaaaaaaataaagtatctaAACATGACCTAAATATGATTACTGTTAATAGACCTCACCAGGGACTGATCCTCGATGCTTCTCTATTGGAAATGGTTGCTATTAAGGAATTGAAACCTATTTCAATTAAGGAACAAGAGACTACTTCTCTTTGGGTTGCTTTGGATGAGGTTACTGATCCTCAGAATTTGGGTGCAATTATACGGGCTGCTTACTTATTAGGAGCTTCTGGGATCGTCTTATTTGCGAAGAACTGTCTACCATTGAGTGGGGTAGTGAGAAAAGCAAGTGTCGGCTCACTTAAATTAATGGAGCTGAGGTCTTGCAAGAATATGATGCAATTCCTTGCGTCTTCTATAGAAAATGGATGGCGGATCCTAG GAAGTGAAGGAACTGAGCTGAGGCTATTGGTAGAGAGGTCAGATACTGAATTAGTTAAAATTCCAAGAAATATCCCTTTCAATATAGTTGTTGGACAAGATGAGGATGCTGAGTGCGATAATAGTATTTCAGGCCAGAATTATAGATCTGCGGAGATCAAAGATCTTGTCGATCTTGGAGACAGTGACAACGTCTCCAACTTTAAGCCAAGG
- the LOC107870128 gene encoding uncharacterized protein LOC107870128, whose amino-acid sequence MFKFSCFPAHVHSHKQKKTVHLNAEAMHKTLEDCSQDHTMKGFAYLSTTSASCAAGADALENYADHASDSSRLEHDYKSEELMSKSNTEYEVKRHNNAQLRKSLSLGSGLHLEVKVASGIDSEHESGRYSCDESDDRCGSAPADGGKEFNNSLLDLFHEAGPSDSFQLNSNLANNESIFSAGDAKESEKEGQENYEVQLSNANESGGLSPRTSPCIVKSSSLPNIGSPGKQFSRNFRHSRSAEDLNMLDARQKENYVDEVENKVLKHEKEDSLQKNEKGHETPPDENFDTYNYVSSAKDWILPGMDEVNMKKHVNGETTFFRWNELTGKDFKTKRIEEWVTDLQHCGRFEETDDFSVPEYGPEVQKGKDVLDASPVAKLDGKVNPGAESIKKYISSLSANATSAQMINHGLIVIPFLSAFVSLRALNLSGNSIVRITAGALPRGLHVLNLSRNSISVIEGLRELTRLRVLDLSYNRLVRIGHGLASCSSLKELYLAGNKISEVEGLHRLLKLNVLDLRFNKISTAKCLGQLAANYGSLQAISLEGNPAQKNVGDEQLKKNLQGLLPNLIYFNRKPVKVKDTADRSSRLAIGAHQIDRGLKPAKAMRKASHGVVTHKASSSSTHGRKGQTMTSTKPSKSRPTARLPPIGTKTTTRQQVYDFSSKLLSFRPDLSMRRTRSEGTLGVI is encoded by the exons atgTTTAAGTTTTCATGCTTCCCAGCTCACGTCCATTCCCACAAGCAAAAG AAAACAGTTCATTTAAACGCTGAAGCAATGCATAAAACACTTGAAGATTGTTCTCAGGATCACACCATGAAGGGTTTTGCTTACTTGTCCACAACTAGTGCATCATGTGCAGCAGGTGCAGATGCTCTCGAAAACTATGCGGATCATGCTTCAGATTCTTCTCGCTTAGAGCATGATTATAAATCTGAGGAATTAATGAGCAAATCTAATACTGAATATGAAGTCAAAAGACATAACAATGCACAGTTGAGGAAGAGTTTATCATTGGGTAGTGGCTTGCATTTGGAAGTAAAAGTTGCCAGTGGCATTGACTCAGAGCACGAGAGTGGTAGATATTCTTGTGATGAATCAGATGATCGGTGTGGATCAGCACCTGCAGATGGTGGGAAGGAATTTAATAACAGCTTGCTTGATTTATTTCACGAAGCTGGACCCTCTGATTCTTTTCAATTGAACTCTAATTTGGCTAATAATGAGTCGATATTTTCCGCTGGAGATGCAAAAGAGTCGGAAAAAGAGGGACAAGAGAACTATGAGGTTCAGTTGTCTAATGCAAATGAGTCTGGTGGCCTTTCACCACGTACTTCTCCTTGTATTGTGAAATCAAGTTCATTGCCTAACATTGGTTCCCCAGGCAAACAATTTAGCCGTAACTTCCGTCACTCACGATCTGCTGAGGACTTGAATATGTTAGATGCAAGACAGAAAGAAAATTATGTGGATGAGGTAGAAAACAAGGTGTTGAAACACGAAAAAGAAGATAGTTTgcagaaaaatgaaaaaggtcATGAAACCCCACCGGATGAGAATTTTGATACATATAACTATGTTAGCTCAGCCAAAGACTGGATACTACCTGGGATGGATGAGGTTAACATGAAGAAGCATGTTAATGGAGAAACTACATTTTTCCGGTGGAATGAATTGACAGGCAAGGATTTTAAGACAAAACGAATTGAGGAGTGGGTTACAGATCTTCAGCATTGTGGTAGATTTGAAGAAACAGATGACTTTTCTGTTCCTGAGTATGGTCCTGAGGTGCAAAAAGGTAAAGATGTCTTGGATGCTTCTCCTGTTGCAAAGTTGGATGGCAAGGTCAATCCTGGCGCAGAAAGTATTAAGAAATATATCTCTTCATTGAGTGCCAATGCCACGTCAGCTCAGATGATAAATCATGGATTGATTGTGATTCCATTTCTCAGTGCTTTTGTGAGTTTGAGAGCACTTAACTTATCTGGGAATTCCATAG TGAGGATAACTGCTGGTGCTCTCCCTCGAGGGCTTCATGTTCTGAATCTGTCCAGGAACAGTATCTCAGTTATTGAAGGATTGCGTGAACTTACACGACTTCGTGTTCTTGACCTGAGCTACAATCGACTAGTAAGGATTGGACATG GTCTTGCTTCCTGTTCTTCCTTGAAAGAGCTGTACCTAGCCGGGAATAAAATCAGCGAGGTTGAGGGTCTTCACCGCCTCCTAAAATTGAATGTCCTGGATTTGAGATTCAACAAAATATCTACAGCGAAATGTTTGGGCCAACTTGCAGCTAATTATGGTTCTTTACAAGCAATCAGTCTGGAAGGGAACCCTGCCCAGAAGAATGTTGGTGATGAACAACTGAAAAAGAATCTCCAAGGCCTTCTTCCGAATCTCATTTACTTCAACAGGAAGCCCGTCAAGGTGAAGGACACAGCAGACAGATCTTCTAGATTAGCCATTGGTGCTCATCAGATAGATCGAGGTCTCAAGCCAGCCAAGGCTATGCGGAAGGCAAGCCATGGTGTTGTCACACACAAAGCATCATCTTCATCAACCCATGGTCGTAAAGGTCAAACAATGACCTCAACAAAACCATCCAAGAGTAGACCTACTGCCCGCTTGCCCCCTATTGGAACTAAAACTACTACACGGCAACAGGTCTATGACTTCAGCAGCAAGCTTCTTAGCTTCAGACCTGACCTGTCTATGCGCAGGACCCGAAGTGAGGGAACTCTTGGTGTGATTTGA